One genomic segment of Hevea brasiliensis isolate MT/VB/25A 57/8 chromosome 3, ASM3005281v1, whole genome shotgun sequence includes these proteins:
- the LOC131178436 gene encoding uncharacterized protein LOC131178436, whose protein sequence is MGKEHEIEVKLKVKKDECESESTSTKAKASKEANEEKEDKKKIEEKYVPPASEILSNKRRLKDYETIALTEECSSILQNKLPPKLKDPGSFFIPCHIGETSIERALCDLVASVSLMPLSICEKLKIGDLKLTTISLQLADRSIKYPDEILENVPLKVGKFFITVDFIILEMEEDVRTPIILGRPFLATA, encoded by the exons ATGGGGAAAGAACACGAAATTGAAGTAAAGTTGAAAGTAAAGAAAGATGAGTGTGAGAGTGAATCCACTTCAACTAAAGCTAAAGCTAGTAAGGAAGCAAATGAAGAGaaagaagataaaaagaaaatagaagagaaaTATGTGCCTCCTGCATC ggagattttatcaaataaaagaaGGTTGAAAGATTATGAAACTATTGCACTTACTGAGGAGTGCAGTTCTATATTACAGAACAAGCTCCCACCTAAGCTGAAAGATCCTGGAAGTTTtttcataccatgtcacattggagaAACAAGTATTGAGAGAGCATTATGTGACTTGGTGGCTAGTGTTAGCTTAATGCCACTTTCCATTTGTGAGAAGTTAAAGATTGGAGATCTAAAGCTCACAACTATTTCTttgcagttagctgacagatctatAAAGTATCCAGATGAGATTTTAGAGAATGTGCCATTAAAAGTTGGGAAGTTTTTCATTACAGTGGATTTTATTATActagagatggaggaggatgtaagaACACCCATCATACTTGGAAGGCCATTTTTAGCCACTGCATGA
- the LOC131178437 gene encoding protein DETOXIFICATION 24-like translates to MEIMEEVKPSNSQEKESNKELKERVWAESKKIWRIAFPSMLTKITQFGMLVVTQGFIGHIGEVELAAFALVQIITVRFVQGIVLGTSSATETLCGQAFGAKQYHMMGIYLQRSWIINISTATVLLPVFIFSSQIFRLLGQEEDIARKAGNISLWFIPSIYSLIFNFTMEKFLQAQLKNTIVGCLSAITFALHLLLSSILHIKLNLGIPGAMGAMIISNWLVVIGDFAYIFGGRCPKTWRGFTLAAFSDLVPILKLSLSSGLMLCLRLWYTAALVLLWIYEKCQTAISAFSIRIHITTWDGMSYAGFMVATVVRVSNELGKEDAKAAKFSIKVNLTTSFCIGVFLCIMCLLFGQKIAHLFTSKKAIAEYVSSLSLPLAFSVLLNSIQPIFSGAAVGAGRQSVIAIMLLVCQIPLISFSNKAKCILK, encoded by the exons ATGGAAATAATGGAAGAAGTAAAACCCTCAAATTCACAAGAAAAAGAGAGTaataaagaattgaaagaaaGGGTTTGGGCAGAATCAAAGAAAATATGGAGGATTGCATTTCCTTCCATGTTGACAAAGATTACTCAGTTTGGAATGCTTGTAGTAACACAGGGATTCATTGGACACATTGGAGAAGTAGAACTTGCAGCTTTTGCACTTGTTCAGATCATCACCGTACGGTTTGTACAAGGAATAGTG CTAGGCACGTCAAGTGCAACAGAGACCCTGTGCGGGCAAGCATTTGGAGCAAAACAATATCACATGATGGGCATCTACTTGCAGCGATCATGGATCATTAATATTTCTACAGCAACAGTCCTCCTTCCTGTCTTCATCTTCTCATCTCAAATCTTCAGACTACTTGGTCAGGAAGAAGATATAGCTAGAAAAGCTGGAAATATCTCCCTTTGGTTCAT accatcTATCTACTCTTTGATATTTAACTTCACCATGGAGAAGTTCTTGCAAGCTCAGCTCAAGAACACAATTGTTGGGTGTCTTTCTGCTATCACATTTGCGCTTCACCTGCTCTTGTCATCGATCTTGCACATCAAACTAAACCTGGGGATCCCTGGTGCTATGGGTGCAATGATTATATCAAATTGGTTGGTTGTAATAGGAGACTTTGCGTATATTTTTGGTGGCAGGTGTCCTAAAACATGGAGAGGTTTCACTCTAGCTGCCTTCTCTGATTTAGTCCCTATATTAAAGCTCTCATTATCTTCAGGCTTGATGCTTTG CTTACGCCTATGGTACACTGCAGCTTTAGTCTTACTTTGGATATATGAAAAATGCCAAACCGCAATATCTGCTTTCTCCATCCGTA TCCATATCACGACTTGGGATGGAATGTCGTATGCAGGCTTCATGGTCGCTACTGT TGTGCGGGTTTCAAACGAATTGGGAAAAGAAGATGCCAAAGCTgcaaaattctccattaaagtGAACTTGACAACTTCATTTTGCATTGGAGTTTTCCTCTGCATTATGTGTTTGTTGTTTGGCCAGAAAATTGCTCACTTGTTTACCAGTAAAAAGGCAATAGCAGAATATGTGTCAAGCCTTTCTCTCCCTCTTGCTTTCTCCGTTCTACTCAACAGCATTCAGCCAATTTTTTCAG GGGCAGCAGTAGGTGCTGGCAGGCAAAGTGTGATTGCTATTATGCTGTTGGTGTgccaaattcctttgatatctttttcaaacaAAGCAAAGTgcattctaaaataa